Proteins encoded within one genomic window of Humulus lupulus chromosome 1, drHumLupu1.1, whole genome shotgun sequence:
- the LOC133795517 gene encoding uncharacterized protein LOC133795517: MPSPRKHKDKQSLTGRIAALSRFVSKATGKCISFFNVLRGSQRFEWSVECEEAFQKLKEHLAQAPVLAKPVDREPQYLFLVVTEHAISAALVREDKKTQLPVYYVSKRMLGAESRYPVIEKLTFFLLMAFRKLRPYFQADAIKVMTNHPLRQVLQKPKSSGRLLKWVMELSQFDIAFVPRVSIKRQALADFIVECSGITEGDDPAVPMWKASLKRIPNQNGKDGSLRDSDERNAANVQEALHPPDPQGAKRVRGHIGKTGHRCRGGAVRTGPRQPSPHSKH, from the exons atgccctctccccggaagcacaaagaCAAGCAAAGTCTGACCGGGCGGATAGCCGCCTTAAGCCGTTTCGTCTCGAAGGCCACAGGCAAATGCATCtcgttcttcaatgttcttcgggGAAGCCAACGTTTTGAATGGTCAGTCGAGTGCGAAGAAGCTTTTCAAAAGCTGAAAGAGCATCTAGCCCAAGCACCGGTATTGGCAAAACCGGTGGACAGGGAGCCACAATACCTTTTTTTGGTCGTGACCGaacacgcgatcagcgccgcacTGGTGAGGGAGGACAAGAAAACCcaactcccggtgtactacgtgagcaagaGAATGTTGGGGGCGGAGTCACGATATCCGGTAATTGAAAAGTTGACATTTTTTCTGCTAATGGCGTTCCGGAagctccggccttacttccaagccgaCGCCATAAAAGTTATGACCAACCACCCTTTGCGGCAAGTGTTGCAGAAACCCAAGTCatcaggaagactcttgaagtgggttATGGAATTGAGTCAATTCGATATAGCTTTTGTTCCTAGAGTCTCGATCAAGAGAcaagccctagccgacttcattgtggaatgcTCCGGGATCACCGAAGGGGACGATCCCGCGGTGCCCATGTGGAAG GCAAGTCTCAAGAGAATACCAAACCAAAATGGAAAAGATGGCAGCTTACGTGACTCAGACGAGAGAAATGCTGCAAACGTTCAAgaggcactccatccgccagatccccagggagcaAAACGTGTTCGTGGACACATTGGCAAAACTGGCCACCGATGTCGAGGTGGAGCTGTCAGGACTGgcccccgtcaaccatctccccattcCAAGCATTAG